The following proteins are encoded in a genomic region of Musa acuminata AAA Group cultivar baxijiao chromosome BXJ2-11, Cavendish_Baxijiao_AAA, whole genome shotgun sequence:
- the LOC135626553 gene encoding MYB-like transcription factor EOBII, whose product MDGQLGWGTTEDGWRKGPWTVQEDQLLIEHVTLHGEGQWNSVSKLSGLRRSGKSCRLRWVNYLRPDLKRGSITPQEENTIQELHALWGNRWSAIARSLPGRTDNEIKNYWRTHFKKDNTPRKKAERARARLLVRQQQERQKHKQQQQEAEDMGGTSTMKQVEEDAMRAEEVQEMAYVLQGGGFQGYMSDEDGSWGCLWNLDDDDNASEYTEGGSTSQVKD is encoded by the exons ATGGACGGGCAGTTGGGTTGGGGTACTACAGAAGATGGCTGGAGAAAGGGTCCTTGGACCGTGCAAGAGGATCAACTCCTCATCGAGCATGTCACCCTCCATGGCGAAGGACAATGGAACTCGGTCTCCAAGTTATCAG GTCTGCGGAGGAGCGGGAAGAGCTGCAGGCTTCGGTGGGTGAACTACCTGAGGCCGGACCTCAAGAGAGGCAGCATCACTCCACAAGAGGAGAACACCATACAAGAGCTGCATGCCCTGTGGGGAAACAG GTGGTCCGCCATTGCTCGAAGCCTGCCGGGGaggaccgacaacgagatcaagaactactggaggacCCATTTCAAGAAGGACAACACCCCGAGGAAGAAAGCCGAGAGGGCGAGAGCCAGACTCCTCGTGAGGCAGCAGCAAGAGCGGCAGAAgcacaagcagcagcagcaggaagcGGAAGACATGGGGGGGACGTCGACGATGAAGCAAGTGGAGGAGGATGCCATGCGAGCGGAAGAGGTGCAGGAGATGGCCTACGTGCTTCAAGGTGGCGGCTTCCAGGGATACATGAGCGACGAGGATGGCTCGTGGGGGTGCCTGTGGAACCTTGACGACGACGACAATGCATCTGAGTACACCGAGGGTGGCAGCACATCTCAAGTGAAGGATTGA